A genomic stretch from Halobellus sp. LT62 includes:
- a CDS encoding DEAD/DEAH box helicase has translation MTDEEGDPESSSTERPASGDESDQSSATESGERSHDETEDPLHDETEDSLHDEVIDVERFRDVLEAQSRPVVTASEVARRLGTTQADAAADLDALAGQGSIERVNVETDPVVYFPSEWREVADRERIVVFPDRREVVVDRPTQYTRAQLSQFAHLVDSTGRRERTTADRETNTRGYIYEIRQEDVWQAPYDDVDDLLALVRSVLPRRTPELEEWIESQWKRANRFRLFTHEDGYVVLESVSESLMGNVARQKLDDEQLVAPISDTRSWVREGAEAEIKRILYEAGYPVVDDRDLDAGDPLEADLTVDLRDYQRDWVERFLEQRSGVLVGPSGAGKTVTAIGVLAAVGGETLVLVPSRELASQWREELLRHTTLSPDQIGEYHGGEKEIRPVTIATYQTAGMDRHRSLFDSRAWGLIVYDEVHHIPSRIYRRSADLQTKHRLGLSATPVREDDREKEIFTLIGPPIGTDWSKLFDAGYVQEPEVQIRYLPWADEFARNEWASADGRDKHRIAAENPEKIAETRRLLEAHPGSKALVFADWLDQGEALADALDVPFVSGEMPHHRRERVFESFREGDRDTLVISRVGDEGIDLPSAELAIVASGLGGSRRQGAQRAGRTMRPAGGSRVYVLATHGTSEEDFAQRQMRHLAAKGVRVTEADRSAAIEEPKSDEPAESKSDETAEPDPTEE, from the coding sequence ATGACAGACGAGGAGGGCGATCCCGAATCATCGTCTACGGAACGCCCCGCGAGCGGAGACGAGTCCGACCAATCCTCAGCGACGGAGAGCGGCGAACGGTCCCACGACGAGACCGAAGACCCACTTCACGACGAGACCGAAGATTCACTCCACGATGAAGTTATCGACGTCGAGCGATTTCGAGACGTCCTCGAAGCACAGAGCCGCCCCGTCGTGACGGCGTCGGAGGTCGCCCGCCGATTGGGGACGACGCAGGCCGACGCCGCGGCCGATCTCGACGCCCTCGCAGGGCAGGGTTCCATCGAGCGCGTGAACGTCGAGACCGACCCCGTCGTGTATTTTCCGAGCGAGTGGCGCGAGGTCGCCGACCGCGAGCGGATCGTCGTCTTCCCCGACCGTCGCGAGGTCGTCGTCGACCGTCCCACACAGTACACCCGCGCGCAACTCTCGCAGTTCGCTCACCTCGTCGACTCCACGGGACGGCGAGAGCGGACGACCGCTGACAGAGAGACGAACACCCGCGGGTACATCTACGAGATCAGACAGGAGGACGTCTGGCAGGCCCCCTACGACGACGTCGACGACCTGCTCGCGCTGGTTCGGTCGGTGCTCCCCCGGCGCACCCCGGAACTGGAGGAGTGGATCGAATCGCAGTGGAAGCGCGCGAACCGCTTCCGACTGTTCACCCACGAGGACGGCTACGTGGTCCTCGAAAGTGTCTCCGAGAGTCTGATGGGTAACGTCGCCCGGCAGAAACTCGACGACGAACAGTTGGTCGCGCCGATCTCCGACACCCGAAGCTGGGTCCGCGAGGGAGCGGAAGCCGAGATCAAACGGATCCTCTACGAGGCGGGTTACCCCGTCGTCGACGATCGCGACCTCGACGCGGGCGATCCGCTCGAAGCTGACCTGACCGTCGACCTGCGCGACTACCAGCGCGACTGGGTCGAGCGGTTCCTCGAACAGCGCTCCGGCGTCCTCGTCGGCCCCTCCGGGGCGGGCAAGACGGTGACGGCGATCGGCGTGCTCGCGGCAGTCGGCGGCGAGACGCTCGTACTCGTCCCCTCTCGTGAACTCGCGTCGCAGTGGCGCGAGGAACTCCTCCGACACACCACTCTCTCGCCCGATCAAATCGGCGAGTACCACGGGGGCGAAAAAGAGATCCGTCCCGTGACGATCGCGACGTATCAGACCGCCGGGATGGACCGGCACCGATCGTTATTCGATTCGCGCGCGTGGGGGCTCATCGTCTACGACGAAGTCCACCACATCCCCTCGCGGATCTACCGCCGCAGCGCCGACCTGCAGACGAAGCACCGACTCGGCCTGTCGGCGACGCCGGTGCGCGAAGACGACAGGGAAAAGGAGATCTTCACGCTCATCGGGCCGCCGATCGGCACCGACTGGTCGAAGCTCTTCGACGCCGGCTACGTGCAGGAGCCCGAAGTGCAGATTCGGTACCTCCCGTGGGCCGACGAGTTCGCGCGCAACGAGTGGGCGAGCGCGGACGGCCGCGACAAACACCGAATCGCGGCCGAGAACCCCGAAAAAATCGCGGAGACCCGTCGACTCCTCGAAGCACACCCCGGCTCGAAGGCGCTCGTCTTCGCCGACTGGCTCGATCAGGGCGAGGCGCTCGCCGACGCGCTCGACGTGCCGTTCGTCAGCGGCGAGATGCCGCATCACCGTCGCGAACGCGTGTTCGAGTCGTTCCGCGAGGGCGACCGCGATACGCTCGTGATCTCACGCGTCGGCGACGAGGGTATCGATCTCCCGAGTGCCGAGTTGGCGATCGTCGCCTCCGGGCTCGGCGGCTCGAGACGACAGGGTGCACAGCGCGCCGGGCGGACGATGCGCCCCGCGGGTGGCTCCCGCGTCTACGTGCTCGCGACGCACGGAACCTCCGAAGAGGACTTCGCACAGCGCCAGATGCGGCATCTCGCCGCGAAGGGCGTCCGCGTGACGGAAGCTGACCGCTCCGCGGCGATCGAGGAACCGAAATCGGACGAACCTGCTGAATCCAAATCGGACGAAACGGCCGAACCCGACCCGACCGAGGAGTGA
- a CDS encoding Cdc6/Cdc18 family protein: protein MPDTSDDLFTREDPVFSNKELLEINHLPGEGRIVGRDDEISDLAAAVNPAIFGQSPSNVLIYGKTGTGKSLCAKYVSQRLVDTAREEDVNATFAYVDCAQDTTETQAVQTIADGVNEPAVTGIKVPDKGLSTSTYYKRLWRILDAQYDVVLILLDEIDKLSDDDILMQLSRAGEAGKIDQCKLGVIGISNKIQYKDRMDERVKSSLCEREFVFPPYDANQLRDIMEARSDAFRDGVLDPSTIPRAAALAAREHGDARKAIDILRYAGEIAQSTGAQTVREEFVTQARERAETDRFRELIRGSTPHSRYVLQALAILSLSNDRQDGFRTSRVYEVYENICSGQGSDTLSLRRVRDLLKEHAFLDIIEQSKHSGGSAEGSYTKHQLLEDPQVVRDVLSEDVA, encoded by the coding sequence ATGCCGGACACCAGCGACGACCTCTTCACTCGGGAGGATCCCGTCTTCTCAAACAAGGAGCTACTCGAAATCAATCACCTCCCCGGCGAGGGTCGTATCGTCGGTCGCGACGACGAAATCTCGGATCTCGCCGCCGCGGTCAACCCCGCCATCTTCGGACAGAGTCCGAGCAACGTCCTCATCTACGGCAAGACTGGGACGGGAAAATCCCTCTGTGCGAAGTACGTCTCCCAGCGACTCGTCGACACCGCGCGCGAGGAGGACGTGAACGCGACGTTCGCCTACGTCGACTGCGCGCAGGACACCACCGAGACCCAAGCCGTCCAGACGATCGCCGACGGCGTCAACGAACCCGCGGTCACCGGGATCAAAGTCCCCGACAAGGGCCTCAGCACCTCGACGTACTACAAGCGACTGTGGCGGATCCTCGACGCGCAGTACGACGTCGTCCTCATCCTGCTGGACGAGATCGACAAGCTCTCCGACGACGACATCCTGATGCAGCTCTCGCGGGCCGGCGAGGCCGGAAAGATCGACCAGTGCAAACTCGGCGTGATCGGAATCAGCAACAAGATCCAGTACAAAGACCGGATGGACGAACGGGTGAAATCCAGCCTCTGCGAGCGGGAGTTCGTGTTTCCGCCCTACGACGCCAATCAACTCCGGGACATTATGGAGGCTCGGTCGGACGCCTTCCGCGACGGCGTCCTCGACCCGTCGACGATCCCCCGGGCGGCCGCACTCGCCGCCCGGGAGCACGGTGATGCCAGAAAGGCGATCGACATTCTCCGATACGCGGGCGAGATCGCCCAATCGACGGGCGCACAAACGGTCCGCGAGGAGTTCGTCACGCAGGCCCGCGAGCGCGCCGAAACCGATCGCTTCCGCGAACTCATCCGCGGGTCGACGCCGCACTCGCGGTACGTCCTCCAAGCGCTCGCGATCTTGTCGCTCTCGAACGACCGACAGGACGGCTTCCGGACGAGCCGCGTCTACGAGGTGTACGAGAACATCTGCAGCGGGCAGGGCTCAGATACGCTCTCGCTTCGTCGCGTTCGCGACCTCCTCAAAGAGCACGCCTTCTTGGACATCATCGAGCAGTCGAAACACAGCGGCGGGAGCGCGGAGGGGAGTTACACCAAACACCAACTACTCGAAGATCCCCAAGTCGTCAGAGACGTGCTGTCCGAGGACGTGGCCTGA
- a CDS encoding HAD-IIA family hydrolase, with the protein MELIGDVVVAESIGDVAAAKSMGVVAAAESIGDVAAAKSTGDVVAESTEMNVHQRSRWRREAMRDAYEAAILDLDGTVYLGDALVPGAAESVETLRERLRTVLFLTNKAISRRRDYSEKLRRLGIDASVDDVVNSGWVTAQYIREHYPNAEAYVVGESPLVAEFHDAGVATTDAPGDLLVASMDREFDYEKLDIAMRTLANDAPFLATNPDRTCPTADGEIPDAAGMIGAIEGVTGRTVDEILGKPSPKMIETALEVVGVEPESCLMVGDRIETDIRMGERAGMTTVLVLSGVTDRETIADVDVEPDYVLDSIADIDEVLDG; encoded by the coding sequence GTGGAGTTGATAGGGGACGTCGTCGTCGCGGAGTCAATAGGGGACGTCGCCGCCGCGAAGTCAATGGGGGTCGTCGCCGCCGCGGAGTCAATAGGGGACGTCGCCGCCGCGAAGTCAACAGGGGACGTCGTCGCGGAGTCGACGGAGATGAACGTCCATCAGCGGAGTCGATGGAGGCGAGAAGCGATGCGTGACGCCTACGAAGCGGCGATCTTGGATCTCGACGGGACCGTGTATCTGGGCGACGCGCTCGTTCCCGGGGCCGCCGAAAGCGTCGAGACGCTTCGAGAGCGCCTCCGTACGGTGTTGTTCCTGACGAATAAGGCGATTTCACGCCGTCGAGATTACAGCGAGAAACTCCGGAGACTCGGCATCGACGCCAGCGTCGACGACGTGGTCAACTCGGGGTGGGTGACGGCGCAGTACATCCGCGAGCACTACCCGAACGCGGAGGCCTACGTCGTGGGCGAGTCGCCGCTGGTTGCGGAGTTCCACGACGCGGGCGTCGCGACGACGGACGCGCCGGGCGATCTGTTGGTCGCGTCGATGGACCGAGAGTTCGATTACGAGAAACTCGATATCGCGATGCGGACGCTCGCGAACGACGCGCCGTTTCTGGCGACGAATCCCGACAGGACCTGCCCGACCGCGGACGGAGAGATCCCGGACGCCGCGGGGATGATCGGCGCGATCGAGGGCGTGACCGGGCGGACAGTCGACGAAATACTCGGGAAGCCCTCGCCGAAGATGATCGAGACCGCCTTAGAGGTCGTCGGCGTCGAACCCGAGTCGTGTCTGATGGTCGGCGATCGGATCGAGACCGACATCCGAATGGGCGAACGCGCCGGAATGACGACCGTGCTCGTACTCTCGGGCGTGACCGACCGCGAAACGATCGCGGACGTCGACGTCGAACCCGATTACGTGCTCGATTCGATCGCCGATATCGACGAGGTTCTCGACGGATAG
- a CDS encoding ABC transporter ATP-binding protein — protein MSEVSLENVTKRFDSTVAVDDVSISIDDGEVMGIVGPSGCGKTTALRLIAGFETATEGTIRYDDEDVTHVPPENRNVGLVFQSYALFNNMSVLQNVTFGPKMHGVSKDERRERAHELLELLDIEELAGRNPQTLSGGQQQRVGLARALAIEPHILLLDEPMTGLDAKLKQTLRQELGELLDELGVTTLYVTHDQEQAMSMCDRIAVMNDGHLEQIGTPAEIYEEPANEFVAGFIGTANLLDGTVRDGTLSLGFEDISTPAVSTAEGDVRVLIRPDEIPVGSGSIDVEVTNLFYQGEHVQAFAELPDGRSLTLRLDRSKKAVQTGDTLAIDIDPESVHIVESYE, from the coding sequence ATGTCAGAAGTCTCACTGGAAAACGTCACGAAACGCTTCGATTCGACAGTCGCCGTCGACGACGTCTCGATCAGCATCGACGACGGTGAAGTGATGGGGATCGTCGGTCCCTCCGGATGCGGTAAAACGACGGCCCTCCGCCTCATCGCCGGCTTCGAGACGGCGACGGAGGGGACGATTCGCTACGACGACGAGGACGTCACCCACGTCCCCCCGGAGAATCGCAACGTCGGCCTCGTGTTCCAGTCGTACGCGCTGTTCAACAATATGAGCGTCCTGCAGAACGTCACGTTCGGACCGAAGATGCACGGCGTGAGCAAGGACGAACGCCGAGAACGCGCGCACGAACTGCTCGAGCTGCTCGATATCGAAGAGCTGGCCGGGAGAAATCCGCAAACCCTGTCGGGCGGTCAGCAACAGCGCGTGGGGTTAGCGCGGGCGCTGGCGATCGAGCCGCACATCCTGCTTCTCGACGAGCCGATGACAGGGCTGGACGCCAAACTGAAACAGACGCTCCGACAGGAGCTCGGAGAGCTCCTCGACGAGCTCGGCGTGACGACGCTCTACGTCACACACGACCAGGAACAGGCGATGTCGATGTGCGATCGAATCGCCGTGATGAACGACGGCCACCTCGAACAGATCGGCACGCCAGCGGAGATCTACGAAGAGCCGGCGAACGAGTTCGTCGCCGGGTTCATCGGAACGGCGAACCTCCTTGACGGGACCGTCCGTGACGGGACGCTCTCACTTGGATTCGAGGACATCTCGACGCCCGCGGTGTCGACCGCCGAGGGAGACGTACGCGTGCTTATTCGACCGGACGAGATCCCGGTCGGCTCCGGATCGATCGACGTCGAGGTGACGAACCTCTTCTATCAGGGTGAGCACGTGCAGGCATTCGCCGAGCTACCGGACGGTCGTTCGCTCACGCTCCGATTGGACCGCTCCAAGAAGGCCGTCCAGACCGGCGACACGCTGGCGATCGATATCGACCCGGAATCCGTTCACATCGTCGAATCGTACGAGTGA
- a CDS encoding ABC transporter permease, which yields MADRFERGSLSARFGRQTVKAVLALTLFFLAFPVAMTFISSFASDWFGVFPSGFITLSNWQDVIVGTGVGADVAVGSSLAYSTGLALAGVVINLIVGVPIAYAVARYEFWGRSWVNVFAILPLAPGIILGVAFLRTYPDLSTSGIALVIGYSLLKAPYMVMAVQSSFQSMDLQQIEESARSLGASWPRTFLTVIVPNAKTGIIAGSIISWTLAAAEFNFSYIVYSRGTPPLAIFLFNNITNASFLNAAAAVSVFFLLIALVTITLQIIGNRGAVQRI from the coding sequence ATGGCCGACCGGTTCGAACGGGGGAGCCTCTCAGCGCGGTTCGGTCGCCAGACCGTCAAAGCCGTGTTGGCGTTGACTCTGTTTTTCTTGGCGTTCCCTGTCGCTATGACGTTCATCAGCTCCTTCGCGAGCGACTGGTTCGGCGTGTTCCCGAGCGGCTTCATCACGCTGAGCAACTGGCAGGACGTCATCGTCGGTACCGGCGTCGGAGCCGACGTCGCCGTCGGGTCCTCGCTGGCGTACAGTACCGGCCTCGCTCTCGCCGGCGTCGTTATCAACCTGATCGTCGGCGTGCCGATCGCCTACGCCGTAGCCCGCTATGAGTTCTGGGGGCGAAGTTGGGTCAACGTGTTCGCAATTCTCCCGCTGGCACCCGGTATCATCCTCGGAGTCGCCTTCCTCCGGACGTATCCCGACCTCTCGACGTCGGGCATTGCCCTCGTCATCGGCTATTCGCTGTTGAAAGCGCCGTATATGGTGATGGCCGTCCAGTCGAGTTTCCAATCGATGGACCTCCAGCAGATCGAAGAGAGCGCGCGCTCGCTCGGCGCGTCGTGGCCGCGGACGTTCCTCACGGTGATCGTTCCGAACGCCAAGACCGGCATCATCGCCGGGTCGATCATCTCTTGGACGCTCGCCGCCGCGGAGTTCAACTTCTCGTACATCGTGTACTCGCGCGGAACGCCGCCGCTGGCGATCTTCCTGTTCAACAACATCACGAACGCGTCGTTCCTGAACGCCGCCGCTGCAGTGTCGGTGTTCTTCCTGCTCATCGCACTGGTCACGATCACGCTCCAGATCATCGGTAACCGTGGAGCAGTGCAGAGGATCTAA
- a CDS encoding ABC transporter permease: MGADHVSPGARVAEAVQTTVGSLVSPATERQREIRRVIALCLPFSVLLVFSGVFPLTEMVRISFSESRLVTEGFTLEFYRTLAADPYYRTIAFNTVWFAAATTVTSICVAVPVAHALEKYDLPAKSVILTVLSFPNSLPGIVAAFMIIILFGNTGVLSNVIAFLSGQSRIDVAIATSVGGLFFAYIYSMIPRALLLLRGTYAEVNTDAEEAARSLGATPLETFRYVTLPQIKPGLIGAFILVFRTGLAIFGTVLILKGLLVWTLQIDRELAQGFNIAQASAMATVWFVVVLGFTVLMLRYTSAEVSI, translated from the coding sequence ATGGGGGCAGATCACGTATCGCCGGGTGCGCGGGTCGCAGAAGCCGTTCAGACCACCGTTGGATCGTTGGTGTCACCCGCGACCGAGCGACAACGGGAAATCAGGCGAGTTATCGCGCTTTGTCTCCCGTTTTCGGTCCTCCTCGTATTCTCCGGCGTGTTCCCGTTGACGGAGATGGTTCGGATCAGTTTCTCCGAGAGCCGTCTGGTGACCGAAGGGTTCACACTCGAATTTTACCGGACGCTCGCGGCTGATCCGTACTACCGAACGATCGCGTTCAACACCGTCTGGTTCGCGGCGGCGACGACGGTCACGTCGATCTGCGTCGCGGTGCCCGTCGCACACGCCTTAGAAAAGTACGATCTTCCAGCGAAATCGGTGATTCTCACCGTCCTGTCGTTCCCGAACAGTCTGCCGGGGATCGTTGCAGCGTTTATGATCATCATCCTGTTCGGCAACACCGGCGTTCTCAGCAACGTTATCGCGTTCCTTTCGGGGCAGTCGCGGATCGACGTTGCGATCGCAACGAGCGTCGGCGGGCTGTTCTTCGCGTACATCTACTCGATGATCCCGCGAGCGCTCCTGTTGCTTCGCGGGACGTACGCCGAAGTAAATACCGACGCAGAGGAGGCCGCGCGGTCGCTGGGCGCGACTCCACTAGAGACGTTCCGATACGTCACCCTTCCACAGATCAAACCCGGGCTCATCGGCGCCTTCATCCTCGTGTTCAGAACGGGACTGGCCATCTTCGGGACCGTCCTGATCCTGAAGGGGCTCCTCGTCTGGACCCTGCAGATCGACCGCGAGTTGGCACAGGGATTCAACATCGCACAGGCGTCGGCGATGGCGACCGTGTGGTTCGTCGTCGTCCTCGGATTCACCGTGCTGATGTTACGCTACACCTCCGCGGAGGTGAGCATCTGA